TACTTCTCGTTGTCCTTGGGCGGGCGGACCTGGCCGCGCACGAGGTCGCCGCGGCGCAGCTCGAAGCGGCGCACGTACGACATCGAGACGTAGACGTCGCGGTCGCCGGGCAGGTACCCGCCCGTGCGCAGGAAGCCGTAGCCCTCGGGCAGCACGTCGAGGATGCCGTAGACGTCGATGAAGCCCTCGGCCTTGACCTTGGCCTCGAGGACCGCCTCGATCAGCTCGTCCTTCTTCTTGAGCATCTTGGCGTCGATGCCGAGCTCCTCGGCCATCGCACGCAACTCGGCGACGGTCTTGGGCTCGAGGTCGGCGCGCGTGATCGACGGCGCTACCGGCTGGTCCTGGGGCAGACCGCCGCCACGGCGGCCTCTCTTGCGGGGGCGAGGACTCATGAGTTCACTACCTTCTCCCAGTCGGCGAGGAACGACTCCAGGCCGCGGTCGGTGAGGGGGTGCTTCACGCACTGCTGGAGCACCTTGAACGGGACGGTGCAGATGTCGGCGCCGATGAGCGCCGAGGCCACCACGTGCTGCGGGTGACGGATGGACGCCGCGATGACCTCGACCTCGTGGCCGAAGTCGTAGTTCCTGACCGCGGTCACCATGTTGCCGAGGTGCTCGACGCCGTCCTCGGAGATGTCGTCGAAGCGGCCCACGAACGGCGAGATGTACCGCGCGCCGGCGCGGGCGGCCATGATCGCCTGCGGCACCGTGAAGCACAGCGTCATGTTCACGGCGATGCCCTTGGCGGCGAGCTGCTTGGTGGCGGCGAGCCCCTCGGGCATCGTCGGCACCTTGACGACCACGCGCGGGTCGAGCGCGGCGAGTTCGATGCCATCGCGCACGATCTCGTCGCGCGTCATCGAGACGGACTCGGCCGAGACCGGCCCGTCGACGATCTCGCAGATGCGCTTCACGTGCGCCGGGAAGTCGGCGAGCTTCCCTCCGACGCGCTGGTACAGCGTGGGGTTGGTGGTGACGCCGGCGATGACGCCCCAGGAGCAGGCCTCCTCGATCTCGGCGATGTCGGCGGTATCCAGGAAGAACTTCACC
This genomic interval from Actinomycetota bacterium contains the following:
- the fsa gene encoding fructose-6-phosphate aldolase: MKFFLDTADIAEIEEACSWGVIAGVTTNPTLYQRVGGKLADFPAHVKRICEIVDGPVSAESVSMTRDEIVRDGIELAALDPRVVVKVPTMPEGLAATKQLAAKGIAVNMTLCFTVPQAIMAARAGARYISPFVGRFDDISEDGVEHLGNMVTAVRNYDFGHEVEVIAASIRHPQHVVASALIGADICTVPFKVLQQCVKHPLTDRGLESFLADWEKVVNS